A genomic region of Streptomyces sp. NBC_00162 contains the following coding sequences:
- a CDS encoding amino acid adenylation domain-containing protein, with the protein MSVTDAPWSRWNETARPFRDDATIPVLIAETARRHPDRPAIVTSDKQVITHGELDRHSNRLARLLRELGLGRGSAVGVYGERDASALVGMLAVLKAGASYVPLDPAWPASRVVGLLDQLDVAAVLTDRASLPSVQEFRWEVPSLRHVLCPGIPEEFSWSATFRREAVADLFDYLSGSPDPLEAAGFNTRRSQRPFTADDLRGYQDHVARFVRAATSAERPSVLEIGCGSGLIVEALAPQASRYVAVDPSPVSVARSQETGARAGGEVEGVVCFAHEAAERVSGPFDVVVLASTVQFLPDLDHLTGVLDSLLGLLADDGVIVLADLVDPGLGAHSGLRVPPRFVERLPELLPGVARADVHRRRAGEFTGELAERYDAVIRVEPSRGRAAVSRDRAAPPREPLWTGHHVGLRPADPLTTGPTADDVCYTIFTSGSTGTPKGVCVSHRSAVNLIDWVNRTYGVGPADKLLFVTSFCFDLSVYDMFGVLAAGATVRLASAAELAEPDTLVDLLEREAITIWDSAPASLAMVMPFVQAREPAGRDTLRLALLSGDWIPVPLPDQIRAAFPNAEVVSFGGATECTVWSNDYRVRDVDPAWPSIPYGKPMQNARYYVLDSELRPCPLGKEGDLYIAGTCVALGYAAAAPLTAAKFLPDPGAVRPGERMYRTGDRARWLAGGDLEFLGRLDDQVKVRGYRIELGEVQSALLQCPGVRAASVVAPTGRGGRSLAAFYVPTAEPLSKAEVARALRTVLPSYMVPARIIALDELPLTRQGKVDRAALLRRL; encoded by the coding sequence GTGTCCGTCACGGACGCCCCCTGGAGCAGGTGGAACGAGACCGCGCGGCCCTTCCGCGACGACGCCACGATCCCCGTGCTGATCGCCGAGACCGCCCGTCGCCACCCGGACCGGCCGGCGATCGTGACCTCCGACAAGCAGGTCATCACCCACGGCGAACTGGACCGCCACTCCAACCGGCTGGCGCGGCTGCTGCGCGAGCTGGGACTGGGCCGGGGCTCGGCCGTCGGCGTGTACGGCGAGCGTGACGCCTCGGCCCTCGTCGGCATGCTCGCGGTGCTCAAGGCCGGCGCCTCCTACGTGCCGCTCGACCCGGCGTGGCCGGCCTCCCGGGTGGTCGGGCTGCTCGACCAGCTCGACGTGGCGGCCGTGCTGACCGACCGCGCGTCCCTGCCCTCCGTACAGGAGTTCCGGTGGGAGGTGCCCTCGCTCCGGCACGTGCTGTGCCCCGGCATCCCCGAGGAGTTCTCCTGGTCGGCCACCTTCCGGCGCGAGGCCGTCGCGGACCTCTTCGACTACCTGTCCGGCTCCCCCGACCCGCTCGAGGCCGCGGGCTTCAACACCCGCCGCTCGCAGCGGCCCTTCACCGCGGATGACCTGCGGGGCTACCAGGACCACGTGGCACGGTTCGTACGGGCCGCGACGTCCGCCGAGCGGCCCTCGGTCCTGGAGATCGGGTGCGGATCCGGTCTGATCGTCGAGGCCCTGGCACCGCAGGCGTCCCGCTACGTCGCCGTCGACCCCTCACCGGTGTCCGTGGCCAGGAGCCAGGAGACCGGGGCCCGCGCCGGGGGCGAGGTCGAAGGCGTGGTGTGCTTCGCGCACGAGGCCGCCGAGCGGGTGAGCGGTCCGTTCGACGTCGTCGTGCTGGCCAGTACGGTGCAGTTCCTGCCGGACCTCGACCACCTGACGGGCGTCCTCGACTCGCTCCTCGGGCTGCTCGCCGACGACGGCGTCATCGTCCTCGCCGACCTCGTCGACCCCGGGCTCGGCGCCCACTCCGGCCTCCGGGTGCCGCCCCGCTTCGTCGAGCGGCTGCCCGAACTGCTGCCCGGGGTGGCCCGCGCGGACGTCCACCGCCGCCGGGCCGGGGAGTTCACCGGCGAACTGGCCGAGCGCTACGACGCCGTCATCCGCGTCGAGCCGTCGCGCGGCCGTGCGGCGGTGTCCCGCGACCGTGCGGCGCCGCCGCGTGAGCCGCTGTGGACCGGCCATCACGTCGGCCTCCGGCCGGCCGATCCCCTCACCACCGGCCCGACGGCCGACGACGTCTGCTACACCATCTTCACGTCGGGCTCGACCGGTACGCCCAAGGGCGTCTGCGTCTCCCACCGGTCGGCGGTGAACCTCATCGACTGGGTGAACCGCACCTACGGGGTCGGGCCCGCCGACAAGCTCCTGTTCGTCACGTCGTTCTGCTTCGACCTCTCGGTCTACGACATGTTCGGCGTGCTCGCCGCCGGCGCGACCGTACGGCTGGCGTCGGCGGCTGAACTCGCCGAGCCGGACACGCTGGTGGACCTGCTCGAACGGGAGGCCATCACCATCTGGGACTCGGCGCCCGCCTCCCTGGCCATGGTCATGCCCTTCGTCCAGGCCCGCGAGCCCGCCGGGCGCGACACGCTCCGCCTGGCCCTGCTCAGCGGCGACTGGATCCCGGTGCCGCTCCCGGACCAGATCCGTGCCGCGTTCCCGAACGCCGAGGTGGTGTCGTTCGGCGGCGCCACGGAGTGCACCGTCTGGTCCAACGACTACCGGGTGCGGGACGTCGACCCCGCGTGGCCGAGCATCCCCTACGGCAAACCGATGCAGAACGCCCGCTACTACGTGCTCGACAGCGAGCTGCGGCCCTGCCCCCTGGGCAAGGAGGGCGATCTGTACATCGCCGGCACGTGCGTCGCCCTGGGCTACGCCGCGGCCGCCCCTCTCACCGCCGCGAAGTTCCTGCCCGACCCGGGAGCCGTACGCCCCGGCGAGCGCATGTACCGCACCGGTGACCGCGCCCGCTGGCTGGCGGGCGGCGACCTGGAGTTCCTGGGCCGCCTCGACGACCAGGTCAAGGTGCGCGGCTACCGGATCGAACTGGGCGAGGTGCAGAGCGCCCTCCTCCAGTGCCCGGGCGTCCGGGCCGCGTCGGTGGTGGCGCCCACGGGGCGGGGCGGGCGGTCGCTGGCCGCCTTCTACGTGCCGACGGCCGAGCCGCTTTCGAAGGCCGAGGTCGCACGCGCCCTGCGGACCGTCCTGCCGTCGTACATGGTCCCCGCGCGCATCATCGCGCTCGACGAGCTGCCCCTGACCAGGCAGGGCAAGGTCGACCGGGCCGCCCTCCTGCGCCGGCTGTAG
- a CDS encoding acyl carrier protein, giving the protein MNDFGSVGVASPDHIGHDGPDLELLRARVRVQWADALEHEDFGDDEDFFEAGGSSLLVAEIMAALGAEFGVRLALRLFFNHPTVNELTGALAAHEGLRAPAAPAAPAR; this is encoded by the coding sequence GTGAACGACTTCGGATCGGTCGGGGTGGCGAGCCCGGACCACATCGGCCACGACGGCCCGGACCTCGAACTGCTGCGCGCCCGGGTGCGGGTCCAGTGGGCCGACGCGCTGGAGCACGAGGACTTCGGCGACGACGAGGACTTCTTCGAGGCCGGCGGGAGCTCCCTGCTGGTCGCCGAGATCATGGCCGCGCTCGGGGCGGAGTTCGGCGTGCGCCTGGCCCTGCGGCTCTTCTTCAACCACCCGACGGTGAACGAACTGACCGGCGCGCTGGCGGCCCACGAGGGCCTTCGGGCGCCGGCCGCACCGGCCGCACCGGCCCGGTGA